A genome region from Crossiella equi includes the following:
- a CDS encoding HNH endonuclease, protein MPAWTGSTRSSRLPPAWPRIRARILRRDPVCVACWRVPSAEVDHIVPGDDHSDSNLRGLCRTCHLSKSGAEGGRASAAARVSATRPTRPHPGLIER, encoded by the coding sequence ATGCCTGCCTGGACCGGAAGCACTCGTTCGTCTCGTCTGCCCCCGGCCTGGCCGCGCATCCGCGCGCGCATCCTGCGCCGCGATCCTGTGTGCGTGGCCTGCTGGCGCGTGCCCTCCGCTGAGGTGGACCACATCGTGCCCGGGGACGACCACTCGGACTCCAACCTGCGCGGGCTGTGCCGCACCTGCCACCTGTCCAAGAGCGGCGCAGAGGGTGGCCGCGCGTCGGCGGCTGCCCGCGTCTCCGCCACCCGTCCCACTCGGCCGCACCCCGGCCTGATCGAGAGGTAA
- a CDS encoding Mom family adenine methylcarbamoylation protein, whose amino-acid sequence MPLLVAPCHVSAAQHAVRHWHYSQRMPAAGKNACFGVWEWGVFVGAVVVGRGATNNIGSPYGLSQAQCVELTRIALREHEQPVTRIVAAALRQLRAACPGLLAVVSYADTAHGHHGGIYQAGNWIYTGLTSPYNSYYRLTGGRVVHGRTLRHMAVNRPAGEKAEDFVRRTIDPEVQHLKVASLKHRYVLPLTKTMRRRIAHLAKPYPKPDH is encoded by the coding sequence GTGCCGCTGCTGGTGGCCCCCTGCCACGTCTCGGCCGCGCAGCACGCGGTCCGGCACTGGCACTACAGCCAGCGAATGCCCGCCGCTGGCAAAAACGCCTGCTTCGGCGTGTGGGAGTGGGGCGTGTTCGTCGGGGCCGTGGTGGTGGGCCGGGGAGCCACGAACAACATCGGGAGCCCTTACGGCCTCTCACAGGCTCAGTGCGTGGAGCTGACCCGGATTGCCCTGCGGGAGCACGAACAGCCCGTGACACGCATTGTGGCCGCCGCGCTGCGCCAGCTCCGCGCGGCCTGCCCCGGCCTGCTGGCCGTGGTCTCCTATGCCGACACCGCGCACGGCCACCACGGCGGGATCTACCAGGCCGGGAACTGGATCTACACCGGGCTGACCTCGCCGTACAACAGCTACTACCGGCTGACCGGCGGGCGCGTGGTGCACGGCCGGACGCTGCGGCACATGGCCGTGAACCGCCCCGCAGGGGAGAAGGCCGAGGACTTCGTTCGCCGCACGATCGACCCCGAGGTGCAGCACCTCAAGGTTGCCTCGCTCAAGCACCGGTACGTCCTGCCCTTGACCAAGACGATGCGGCGCAGGATCGCGCACCTGGCCAAGCCCTACCCCAAGCCCGACCACTGA